Proteins encoded by one window of Lycium barbarum isolate Lr01 chromosome 11, ASM1917538v2, whole genome shotgun sequence:
- the LOC132616794 gene encoding shaggy-related protein kinase eta-like, with protein sequence MASLPLGPQLPENHPPDHGGATAAGAPPESEKEMSAVVEGNGAVTGHIISTTIGGKNGEPKRTISYMAERVVGTGSFGIVFQAKCLETGENVAIKKVLQDKRYKNRELQLMRLMDHPNVITLKHCFFSTTSRDELFLNLVMDYVPESLYKVLRHYSNSNQRMPLIYVKLYMYQIFRGLAYIHNVPRICHRDVKPQNLLVDPLTHQVKLCDFGSAKVLVNGEANISYICSRYYRAPELIFGATEYTTSIDIWSAGCVLAELLLGQPLFPGENAVDQLVEIIKVLGTPTREEIRCMNPNYTDFRFPQIKAHPWHKVFHKRMPPEAIDLASRLLQYSPSLRCTALEACAHQFFDELREPNARLPNGRPFPPLFNFKQELTGASPDLVNKLIPEHVWRQIGLNFPLPAAT encoded by the exons ATGGCCTCTTTACCACTGGGTCCTCAGCTCCCCGAAAATCATCCGCCGGACCATGGCGGAGCCACAGCCGCCGGCGCACCACCGGAATCGGAAAAG GAAATGTCAGCTGTTGTTGAGGGTAATGGTGCGGTGACTGGTCACATAATCTCCACCACAATTGGAGGCAAGAATGGAGAACCAAAAAGG ACCATTAGTTATATGGCAGAGCGAGTTGTCGGTACAGGATCATTTGGAATAGTGTTTCAG GCAAAATGCTTGGAAACTGGAGAGAATGTAGCCATCAAGAAGGTTTTGCAGGACAAACGGTATAAAAATCGTGAACTACAGCTGATGCGCTTGATGGATCACCCAAATGTCATTACTCTAAAGCACTGCTTCTTTTCCACAACAAGTAGAGATGAGCTTTTTCTTAATTTGGTCATGGATTATGTCCCTGAAAGTTTATACAAGGTATTAAGGCACTATAGCAATTCAAATCAAAGGATGCCACTCATATATGTCAAACTTTACATGTATCAG ATATTCAGGGGGCTGGCTTACATTCATAATGTTCCAAGGATTTGCCATAGAGATGTGAAACCTCAAAATCTTTTG GTTGATCCTCTGACCCATCAAGTCAAGCTGTGTGACTTTGGAAGTGCAAAAGTCCTG GTGAATGGTGAAGCAAATATTTCATACATTTGCTCTCGCTACTATAGAGCCCCAGAACTCATATTTGGTGCCACAGaatatacaacatcaattgatatTTGGTCAGCAGGCTGTGTCCTTGCTGAGCTTCTTCTGGGGCAG CCACTCTTTCCTGGCGAAAATGCAGTAGACCAACTTGTAGAGATAATCAAG GTCCTTGGTACTCCTACTCGGGAAGAAATTCGATGTATGAACCCAAACTACACGGATTTCAGATTCCCACAGATAAAAGCTCATCCTTGGCACAAG GTATTCCATAAAAGAATGCCTCCTGAAGCAATTGATCTTGCCTCACGGCTTCTCCAATATTCACCAAGTCTTCGCTGCACTGCG CTAGAGGCATGTGCACATCAATTCTTTGATGAACTTCGTGAGCCCAATGCCCGTCTCCCAAATGGACGTCCATTTCCACCTCTTTTCAACTTTAAACAAGAG TTAACTGGAGCTTCACCTGATTTGGTCAACAAGCTGATCCCTGAGCATGTGTGGAGGCAAATTGGTTTGAATTTTCCCTTGCCCGCTGCAACGTAA
- the LOC132617837 gene encoding aspartate aminotransferase, mitochondrial, translating to MAIRAAIFGRNLKLSSALGARSLSSWWRNVEPAPKDPILGVTEAFLADPSPDKVNVGVGAYRDNNGKPVVLECVREAERRIAGIHNMEYLPMGGSANMIQDSLKLAYGENSDLIKDKRIAAIQALSGTGACRIFADFQKRFCPDSQIYIPVPTWSNHHNIWRDAHVTQRTYHYYHPETKGLDFAAMMDDIKNAPKGSFFLLHACAHNPTGVDPTEEQWKEISYQFKVKGHFAFFDMAYQGFASGNPEKDAKAIRIFLEDGHPIGCAQSYAKNMGLYGQRVGCLSVVCEDDKQAVAVKSQLQQLARPMYSNPPVHGALVVSTILGDPNLKNLWLGEVKGMADRIIGMRTALRENLEKLGSPLSWEHITKQIGMFCYSGMTPEQVDQLTKEYHIYMTRNGRISMAGVTTGNVGYLANAIHEVTKSA from the exons ATGGCTATCCGAGCCGCGATTTTCGGTCGTAACCTGAAGCTTAGCTCGGCGTTAGGAGCGAGATCGTTGTCGTCGTGGTGGAGGAATGTGGAGCCGGCTCCTAAAGATCCTATCCTGGGTGTTACTGAAGCTTTTCTAGCCGATCCTAGTCCTGATAAAGTCAATGTTGGCGTT GGAGCTTACAGGGACAACAATGGAAAACCGGTGGTACTGGAGTGTGTCAGAGAAGCAGAGAGGAGGATAGCTGGCATTCACAATAT GGAATATCTTCCTATGGGAGGTAGTGCCAACATGATCCAGGACTCGCTGAAGTTAGCCTATGGGGAGAATTCAGACTTGATAAAAGATAAACGCATCGCTGCAATTCAAGCATTGTCTGGGACTGGTGCATGCCGAATTTTTGCAGATTTCCAAAAGCGCTTTTGTCCTGATTCACAGATTTATATTCCTGTTCCTACATGGTCTAA TCATCATAACATTTGGAGAGATGCTCATGTCACTCAGAGAAcatatcattattatcatcctgAAACAAAGGGTTTGGACTTTGCTGCTATGATGGATGATATAAAG AATGCCCCAAAAGGATCATTTTTTCTGCTTCATGCTTGTGCTCATAATCCCACTGGGGTGGATCCGACAGAGGAGCAATGGAAGGAGATCTCCTACCAGTTCAAG GTGAAGGGACATTTTGCTTTCTTTGACATGGCCTATCAAGGATTTGCTAGTGGGAATCCAGAGAAGGATGCTAAGGCGATCAGGATATTTCTTGAGGATGGTCATCCCATAGGATGTGCCCAATCATATGCAAAAAATATGGGGCTATATGGCCAGAGAGTTGGTTGCCTAAG TGTGGTCTGTGAGGATGATAAACAAGCAGTGGCAGTGAAAAGTCAATTGCAGCAACTTGCCAGGCCCATGTACAGTAATCCACCTGTTCATGGTGCTCTTGTTGTTTCTACCATCCTTGGTGATCCAAACTTGAAAAACCTATGGCTTGGGGAAGTGAAG GGCATGGCTGATCGCATCATCGGGATGAGAACTGCTTTAAGAGAAAACCTTGAGAAGTTGGGTTCACCTCTATCCTGGGAGCACATAACCAAACAG ATTGGCATGTTCTGCTATAGTGGGATGACACCCGAACAAGTTGACCAATTGACAAAAGAGTATCACATCTACATGACTCGTAATGGTCGTATCAG TATGGCAGGAGTTACTACTGGAAATGTTGGTTACTTGGCAAACGCTATTCATGAGGTTACTAAATCTGCTTAA